In Amia ocellicauda isolate fAmiCal2 chromosome 7, fAmiCal2.hap1, whole genome shotgun sequence, one genomic interval encodes:
- the LOC136752802 gene encoding galanin receptor type 1 produces MSYSNSSCVENGTAYPEETNMDVNISQIVVPVLDALILATGVVGHSLVVLILTRRRSSSQRRHGTDTLLLTLSVADLLQLACLPFNTAAIAMGRWPFGIVLCKMISFLGVACSSTSVFTLAALAVSRYLTVVYPTWAYRSWLNRHSWVTVAALWLPTVALASPQFVYRTVRSGSAVYCFAFLSDVSQLVYGAALFLFGFVVPLAIIVVMYGRLYSFLRRTRQAGHAPQLERYQSQVTRTSALLVLVFTVCWLPSYVLMFSLVGYTFSEHSYHAFPIFARLLACSSTVTNPILYVFISGKFRKDLASLAGRGRGCGCCGCPEWGRDTVNPLNSVELRSPPAIGTRSLCPPASP; encoded by the coding sequence ATGTCGTATTCTAACAGCTCCTGTGTCGAGAACGGCACAGCCTACCCAGAGGAGACCAACATGGACGTCAACATCTCGCAAATAGTGGTGCCCGTGCTGGACGCCCTGATCCTGGCCACAGGAGTGGTGGGCCATTCCCTGGTGGTGCTGATCCTGACCCGGAGGCGAAGTAGCAGCCAGCGTCGCCACGGCACTGACACCCTCCTGCTGACACTGAGCGTGGCTGACCTGCTGCAGCTGGCCTGCCTACCCTTCAACACGGCCGCCATTGCAATGGGGCGCTGGCCCTTTGGCATCGTCCTATGCAAGATGATCAGCTTCCTGGGTGTGGCCTGCTCGTCCACCAGCGTGTTCACCCTGGCCGCTCTGGCAGTGTCCCGCTACCTCACCGTGGTGTACCCGACCTGGGCATACCGGTCCTGGCTGAACAGACACAGCTGGGTGACGGTGGCGGCACTGTGGCTTCCCACAGTGGCCCTGGCCTCGCCCCAGTTCGTGTACCGCACCGTGCGCTCCGGCAGTGCCGTGTACTGCTTCGCCTTCCTGTCCGACGTCAGCCAGCTGGTGTACGGAGCCGCCCTTTTCCTGTTCGGCTTCGTCGTGCCCCTGGCCATCATCGTGGTCATGTACGGCCGCCTCTACAGCTTCCTGCGGCGCACGCGTCAGGCCGGCCATGCCCCCCAGCTGGAGCGCTACCAGAGCCAGGTGACACGCACGTCGGCCCTGCTGGTGCTGGTGTTCACAGTGTGCTGGCTGCCATCCTACGTGCTCATGTTCTCGCTGGTGGGCTACACCTTCAGCGAACACAGCTACCATGCCTTCCCCATCTTCGCACGGCTGCTGGCCTGCTCCTCCACCGTGACCAACCCCATCCTGTACGTCTTCATCTCCGGCAAGTTCAGGAAGGACCTGGCGTCGCTGGCTGGCCGGGGGAGGGGGTGTGGTTGCTGTGGTTGCCCCGAGTGGGGCAGGGACACTGTCAATCCCTTAAACTCTGTGGAACTGCGATCCCCCCCTGCAATAGGAACACGGTCATTGTGCCCCCCCGCCAGCCCATAA